From a region of the Vidua macroura isolate BioBank_ID:100142 chromosome 3, ASM2450914v1, whole genome shotgun sequence genome:
- the MTLN gene encoding mitoregulin — protein MVLEALRPRVVRWVLLAAFTAGVVVGWQAGRARRRFLRWRQRYLQRCLAAAQEKLEAA, from the coding sequence atGGTGCTGGAGGCGCTGCGGCCGCGGGTCGTGcgctgggtgctgctggccgCCTTCACCGCCGGGGTGGTGGTGGGCTGGCAGGCGGGCCGGGCGCGCCGCCGCTTCCTGCGCTGGCGGCAGCGGTACCTCCAGCGCTGCCTCGCCGCCGCGCAGGAGAAGCTGGAAGCGGCCTGA